In a single window of the Dryobates pubescens isolate bDryPub1 chromosome Z, bDryPub1.pri, whole genome shotgun sequence genome:
- the FANCG gene encoding Fanconi anemia group G protein, translated as MKRRRGEHSEPGCLQAWAAENQALAGRWQAARCSGHGEVAAREVREQRDGFGELLLRMRGLPPALPTLPLELTILYNFLLFTVGASDSAVKGEAEGIRQGLLRVLEACGNCGQGLSTEELWQKVLQEVTVEELQAPLHRLGALQAAWWLSASHLSSTTVLIRLLSHAEDLGRAHCSEGENELLSLLKAWKLPAEETSLPLVQRTEDLKEILCTTVAFLQGLQELDAGNFSTALSLLQESAEGFCTKKVLAQIYTCLGCCAQRMGKPQTALQHLKRALQTDFQCLPALFHAATVYHELGETDVELQALALLYEALVKKPPAAASSGQCFLIQMELLVHTPVLASLLCHHHPSEVKYLLAQRCLQDGRVIDAVEHYLDLLALLQEGLKQQVPLNGSSALHRIPEVFLEVASALEQAGRHQDAITMCEEVIRRTTDLIPRTLQLEEMLEQTECPSPGLSQKKESLCCLAWRAAGFLHQGWAWVKLGKSKEAITQFSRCLGDLLRVRLCGSGIEPTDNLPPEVEVLQKIRLLSLIGRGMQFLELGKDKEALLDFQHGLQISPGDPAAASYVVQALWNLNRKQEAATLWQKFSQSSSVEDGKGRPCPLYLVSCLKQVMFPHRESLARSVQDFLRTTGQGPAS; from the exons GGCTGCCAcctgctctccccaccctgcctCTGGAGCTTACCATACTCTACAACTTCCTGCTGTTTACTGTGGGAGCGTCTGACTCTGCTGtcaaaggagaagcagaaggaatACGCCAGGGGCTCCTCAGGG ttcTGGAGGCTTGTGGGAACTGTGGGCAGGGTCTTAGCACTGAGGAGCTGTggcagaaggtgctgcaggaggtaactgtggaggagctgcaggcacctcTGCATCGACTAGGGGCCTTGCAAGCAGCATGGTGGCTGTCAGCCAGCCACCTGAGCAGCACCACTGTCCTCATCCGGCTCCTGAGCCATGCTGAG GACCTGGGAAGAGCTCACTGCAGCGAGGGAGAGAATgaactcctctccctgctcaagGCATGGAAACTACCTGCTGAGgagacctccctgccccttgtACAGAGAACTGAGGACTTGAAAGAGATACTCTGCACCACAGTAGCATTCCTGCAAG GCCTGCAGGAGTTGGATGCTGGGAACTTCTCCACTGCCCTCTCTCTCCTTCAGGAGTCTGCAGAAGGATTTTGCACCAAGAAGGTCCTGGCCCAGATTTACACCTGCcttggctgctgtgctcagcgAATG GGCAAGCCTCAGACAGCCCTTCAGCACCTGAAACGGGCCCTCCAGACAGACTTCCAGTGCCTTCCTGCCCTGTTCCATGCAGCAACAGTGTACCATGAGCTGGGGGAGACTGATGTGGAGTTGCaggccctggctctgctctatGAG GCTTTGGTGAAAaaacctccagcagctgcttcctctgGTCAGTGTTTCCTAATCCAAATGGAGCTTCTTGTCCACACACCAGTTCTAGCTTCTCTCCTTTGCCATCACCACCCCTCTGAAGTGAAGTACCTGCTGGCACAGCGGTGTCTGCAGGATGGGAG GGTGATTGATGCAGTGGAACATTACCTGGATCTTCTGGCCCTGCTTCAGGAGGGACTGAAGCAGCAG GTGCCCCTAAATGGTAGCTCAGCTTTGCACAGGATTCCTGAGGTATTCCTGGAAGTAGCAtctgccttggagcaggctgggaggcaCCAGGATGCCATAACAATGTGCGAGGAGGTTATCAGACGGACAACTGACCTGATCCCAAGGACACTTCAGCTggaggagatgctggagcagactGAGTGCCCATCACCAGGGCTGTCCCAAAAGAAGGAGAGTTTGTGCTGTCttgcctggagagctgctggattcctgcaccagggctgggcATGGGTCAAGCTGGGCAAGAGCAAGGAGGCCATAACACAATTCAGCAG gtgccTTGGTGATCTCTTGCGAGTCCGGCTTTGTGGGTCCGGCATTGAACCAACAG ATAATCTCCCTCCAGaagtggaggtgctccagaagaTCAGGTTGTTGTCTCTCATTGGGCGAGGTATGCAGTTCCTGGAGTTAGGGAAGGACAAGGAAGCCTTGTTGGATTTCCAGCATGGTTTGCAGATCTCTCCAG GtgacccagctgctgcctcctacGTGGTGCAGGCCTTGTGGAATCTGAACCgaaagcaggaggcagccactcTCTGGCAGAAGTTCTCCCAGAGCTCCTCTGTTgaagatgggaagggaag GCCCTGCCCTTTGTACCTGGTGTCCTGTCTGAAGCAGGTGATGTTCCCACACAGAGAATCCCTTGCCAGAAGTGTTCAAGATTTCCTCAGGACCACAGGCCAGGGCCCTGCAAGCTAA
- the VCP gene encoding transitional endoplasmic reticulum ATPase, whose translation MASGSDSKVDDLSTAILKQKNRPNRLIVDEAINEDNSVVSLSQAKMDELQLFRGDTVLLKGKKRREAVCIVLSDDTCSDEKIRMNRVVRNNLRVRLGDVISIQPCPDVKYGKRIHVLPIDDTVEGITGNLFEVYLKPYFLEAYRPIRKGDIFLVRGGMRAVEFKVVETDPSPYCIVAPDTVIHCEGDSIKREDEEESLNEVGYDDIGGCRKQLAQIKEMVELPLRHPALFKAIGVKPPRGILLYGPPGTGKTLIARAVANETGAFFFLINGPEIMSKLAGESESNLRKAFEEAEKNAPAIIFIDELDAIAPKREKTHGEVERRIVSQLLTLMDGLKQRAHVIVMAATNRPNSIDPALRRFGRFDREVDIGIPDATGRLEILQIHTKNMKLADDVDLEQVANETHGHVGADLAALCSEAALQAIRKKMDLIDLEDETIDAEVMNSLAVTMDDFRWALSQSNPSALRETVVEVPQVTWEDIGGLEDVKRELQELVQYPVEHPDKFLKFGMTPSKGVLFYGPPGCGKTLLAKAIANECQANFISIKGPELLTMWFGESEANVREIFDKARQAAPCVLFFDELDSIAKARGGNIGDGGGAADRVINQILTEMDGMSTKKNVFIIGATNRPDIIDPAILRPGRLDQLIYIPLPDEKSRVAILKANLRKSPVAKDVDLDFLAKMTNGFSGADLTEICQRACKLAIRESIESEIRRERERQTNPSAMEVEEDDPVPEIRRDHFEEAMRFARRSVSDNDIRKYEMFAQTLQQSRGFGSFRFPSGNQGGAGPSQGTGGGSGGNVYSEDNDDDLYG comes from the exons ATGGCCTCGGGATCCGA CTCTAAAGTGGATGACTTATCGACTGCTATTCTGAAGCAGAAGAATAGGCCTAATCGGTTAATTGTTGATGAAGCCATCAACGAAGACAACAGTGTTGTGTCACTGTCCCAG GCAAAAATGGAtgaactgcagctcttcagaggAGACACTGTCCTgctaaaaggaaagaagaggagagaagcagtGTGCATTGTTCTGTCAGATGACACCTGCTCAGATGAGAAGATTCGCATGAATAGGGTTGTTCGCAACAACCTGAGAGTGCGCCTGGGGGACGTGATCAG CATCCAGCCTTGCCCAGATGTTAAGTATGGCAAACGTATCCATGTGCTGCCAATTGATGACACTGTAGAAGGGATCACAGGAAACCTGTTTGAGGTCTATCTCAAACCATACTTTCTGGAGGCATACAGACCCATCAGGAAAG GTGACATCTTCTTGGTGCGTGGAGGCATGCGTGCTGTGGAATTCAAAGTGGTGGAGACCGATCCAAGTCCATACTGTATAGTGGCTCCAGACACAGTGATCCActgtgaaggagactccattaAAAGAGAG GATGAAGAGGAGTCACTGAATGAAGTGGGTTATGATGACATTGGGGGCTGCCGGAAGCAGCTGGCTCAAATCAAAGAAATGGTGGAACTTCCCCTCCGACACCCTGCACTCTTCAAGGCCATAGGGGTGAAG CCTCCACGTGGGATTCTGCTGTATGGTCCTCCTGGCACTGGTAAAACACTGATTGCCCGAGCAGTGGCCAATGAAACTGGAGCTTTCTTCTTCCTGATCAATG GTCCTGAGATCATGAGCAAGCTGGCTGGTGAATCAGAGAGCAACCTAAGGAAAGCCTTTGAAGAAGCAGAGAAGAATGCTCCTGCTATCATCTTCATTGATGAACTGGATGCCATTGCTCCTAAAAGAGAGAAG ACGCATGGAGAAGTGGAACGTCGCATAGTGTCTCAGCTGTTGACTCTTATGGATGGACTGAAACAGCGAGCACATGTGATTGTTATGGCAGCTACCAACAGACCTAACAGCATTGACCCAGCACTCAGGAGATTTG GTCGTTTTGACAGAGAGGTAGATATCGGTATCCCAGATGCCACTGGGCGCCTGGAGATCTTGCAGATCCACACGAAAAACATGAAACTGGCTGATGATGTGGATCTGGAGCAG GTGGCAAACGAGACCCATGGGCATGTTGGTGCTGACTTGGCTGCTCTTTGCTCAGAAGCTGCTCTTCAGGCCATCAGAAAGAAGATGGACCTCATAGACCTTGAAGATGAAACTATTGATGCTGAAGTGATGAACTCACTGGCTGTGACCATGGATGACTTCAGG TGGGCTCTGAGCCAGAGCAACCCTTCTGCTCTTCGGGAGACTGTGGTGGAGGTGCCACAAGTTACCTGGGAAGATATTGGTGGTCTAGAAGATGTGAAGAGAGAGCTCCAGGAGCTTGTACAG TACCCTGTGGAGCACCCAGACAAGTTCCTCAAATTTGGTATGACCCCATCAAAAGGGGTTCTGTTCTATGGGCCACCTGGCTGTGGTAAGACCCTGCTGGCCAAAGCCATTGCCAATGAATGCCAGGCAAACTTCATTTCCATCAAGGGGCCGGAGTTGCTCACTATGTGGTTTGGCGAGTCTGAAGCCAACGTGCGCGAGATCTTTGACAAG GCCCGACAAGCAGCCCCTTGTGTGCTCTTCTTTGATGAGCTGGACTCCATTGCAAAGGCTCGAGGCGGGAATAtcggtgatggtggtggtgctgcagacCGTGTCATCAACCAGATCTTGACAGAGATGGATGGCATGTCCACCAAGAAGAACGTTTTCATCATTGGTGCCACCAACAGGCCAGACATCATTGACCCAGCCATCTTGCGCCCCGGCCGCCTGGATCAGCTCATATACATCCCGCTGCCTGACGAGAAGTCCCGGGTTGCTATTCTTAAGGCCAACCTGAGGAAATCGCCAGTGGCCAAG GATGTTGACCTGGATTTTCTGGCCAAGATGACCAATGGCTTTTCGGGGGCTGACCTGACAGAGATTTGCCAGCGTGCCTGTAAATTGGCTATCCGTGAATCCATTGAGAGCGAGATCAGGCGAGAACGTGAGAGGCAgaccaacccttctgccatg gaggtggaggaggatgaCCCGGTTCCTGAGATCCGCAGGGATCACTTTGAGGAGGCCATGCGCTTTGCTCGCCGCTCCGTCAGTGACAACGACATCAGGAAATACGAGATGTTTGCACAGACTCTTCAGCAAAGCCGGGGCTTTGGCAGCTTCAG GTTCCCGTCAGGTAACCAGGGCGGTGCTGGTCCCAGCCAAGGCACAGGAGGTGGCAGCGGGGGCAACGTGTACAGTGAAGACAATGATGATGATCTCTACGGTTAA